One genomic window of Candidatus Thermoplasmatota archaeon includes the following:
- a CDS encoding NAD(P)/FAD-dependent oxidoreductase, translating to MTRPVRRIAIVGGGLAGVITGLELLKGKHAGAYDITVFERAAAPYTTLCGEGLSHTTLSRFTAFDSFPYAAETFKGAAWWFPGGLRVDVDETCYTMARERWIPAMAEAFQKAGGEYRTNAKVSAEDVPALARDYDLVIGADGPGSQVRKHVGGAHTTMLGIQYRVEKAGYETDRLEFYTDKRWSPEYAWVFPRGDILNVGLLADDRVTAEENWRRLDLFMQERKVEGKVVKREAYPIGFFGDKLQRDNVLLLGDAAGLTNPVTKGGMAAVIYAAEILADLLKRGRVEAYERAIFAHPITDPSFRRAVEIIHRWSNEDFEAYTRFAPKVLTVDGKVATKKRYFGPLVKTFLRYPHRIRDFEALARAFGVSRVYSW from the coding sequence ATGACCCGTCCGGTCCGGCGCATCGCCATCGTGGGCGGCGGCCTCGCCGGCGTGATCACGGGCCTCGAGCTCCTCAAGGGCAAGCACGCGGGCGCGTACGACATCACGGTCTTCGAGCGCGCCGCGGCGCCTTACACCACGCTCTGCGGCGAGGGCCTGTCGCACACGACGCTCTCGCGCTTCACGGCTTTCGATTCCTTCCCCTACGCGGCCGAGACGTTCAAGGGAGCCGCGTGGTGGTTCCCCGGCGGCCTCCGCGTCGATGTCGACGAGACGTGCTACACCATGGCCCGCGAGCGCTGGATCCCGGCGATGGCCGAAGCGTTCCAGAAGGCGGGCGGCGAATATCGCACGAACGCGAAGGTGTCCGCCGAGGACGTGCCCGCGCTCGCGCGGGACTACGACCTCGTCATCGGCGCCGACGGCCCCGGAAGCCAGGTCAGGAAGCACGTCGGCGGCGCGCACACCACGATGCTCGGCATCCAGTACCGTGTCGAGAAGGCCGGCTACGAGACGGACCGGCTCGAGTTCTACACGGACAAGCGCTGGTCGCCCGAATACGCGTGGGTCTTCCCGCGCGGCGACATCCTGAACGTCGGGCTTCTCGCGGACGATCGGGTGACGGCCGAGGAGAACTGGCGCCGCCTCGACCTCTTCATGCAGGAGCGCAAGGTCGAAGGCAAGGTCGTGAAGCGCGAAGCGTACCCGATCGGGTTCTTCGGCGACAAGCTGCAGCGCGACAATGTGCTGCTCCTCGGGGACGCCGCGGGCCTCACGAACCCCGTCACGAAGGGCGGCATGGCCGCGGTCATCTACGCGGCCGAGATCCTCGCGGATCTCCTCAAGCGCGGCCGGGTCGAAGCGTACGAGCGCGCCATCTTCGCGCACCCGATCACCGACCCGAGCTTCCGGCGCGCGGTCGAGATCATCCACCGGTGGTCGAACGAGGACTTCGAGGCCTACACCCGCTTCGCTCCGAAAGTCCTCACCGTCGACGGGAAGGTCGCGACGAAGAAGCGCTATTTCGGTCCGCTCGTGAAGACGTTCCTGCGGTACCCGCACCGGATCCGGGACTTCGAGGCCCTCGCGCGCGCTTTCGGCGTGTCCCGCGTCTACTCGTGGTGA
- a CDS encoding tyrosine--tRNA ligase, which yields MDLEDRVALVASVGEEVVTVEELRALLATKPRPVAYDGFEPSGTIHIAQGILRAINVNKLTKAGCHFKMFVADWHAWANNKMGGDLEKIQTTGRYLQEIWKATGMDLANVEFVWASEFVTDEEYWKKVMNIARDSSLDRILRTTQIMGRSDKDKLSAAQILYPCMQAADIFHLGADITQLGMDQRKVNMLAREVGPKLGFWKPVVVSHRMIMGLGQPPPADADAEARALAMKMSKSNPDSGIFMTDTRADVERKIKNAYCPQKQADENPVLEYMRTMVFERFPTVTVSRPEKFGGDVVYESYASLEAAYVGGHLHPMDLKKTCAEHLNRLLDPVREHFEKDEKARALKAQVESWKVTR from the coding sequence ATGGATCTGGAGGACCGCGTCGCCCTCGTCGCCTCCGTCGGCGAGGAAGTCGTCACCGTGGAGGAGCTCCGCGCCCTTCTCGCCACGAAGCCCCGGCCCGTCGCATACGACGGCTTCGAGCCTTCCGGCACGATCCACATCGCGCAAGGCATCCTCCGCGCGATCAACGTGAACAAGCTCACGAAAGCCGGTTGCCATTTCAAGATGTTCGTGGCCGACTGGCACGCGTGGGCCAACAACAAGATGGGCGGCGACCTCGAGAAGATCCAGACCACCGGTCGTTACCTCCAGGAGATCTGGAAGGCGACCGGGATGGACCTCGCGAACGTCGAGTTCGTCTGGGCCTCCGAGTTCGTGACCGACGAGGAGTATTGGAAGAAGGTCATGAACATCGCGCGCGACTCCAGCCTCGACCGCATCCTCCGCACGACGCAGATCATGGGCCGCTCGGACAAGGACAAGCTCTCCGCGGCGCAGATCCTCTACCCGTGCATGCAGGCGGCCGACATCTTCCATCTCGGCGCGGACATCACGCAGCTCGGCATGGACCAGCGGAAGGTCAACATGCTCGCGCGCGAGGTCGGCCCGAAGCTCGGGTTCTGGAAGCCCGTCGTGGTGTCGCACCGCATGATCATGGGTCTCGGCCAGCCGCCGCCCGCGGATGCCGACGCCGAGGCCCGGGCCCTCGCGATGAAGATGTCCAAATCCAACCCGGACTCGGGCATCTTCATGACGGACACGCGCGCGGACGTCGAACGGAAGATCAAGAACGCCTACTGCCCGCAGAAGCAGGCCGATGAGAACCCCGTCCTCGAATACATGCGGACCATGGTGTTCGAGCGCTTCCCGACGGTCACCGTCTCGCGCCCCGAGAAGTTCGGCGGGGACGTCGTGTACGAGTCGTACGCGTCGCTCGAGGCCGCTTACGTCGGGGGCCACCTCCACCCCATGGACCTGAAGAAGACGTGCGCCGAGCACCTGAACCGGCTTCTCGACCCCGTGCGCGAGCACTTCGAGAAGGACGAGAAGGCGCGCGCGCTGAAGGCCCAGGTCGAAAGCTGGAAGGTCACCCGCTGA
- a CDS encoding DUF47 family protein: MSFKDWLVPREERFFDLIEAQSANVLAGATRLAAMVADGADLAAGAAELRRLEREGDRHVDGVHDALNRSFITPIDREDIAALSGALDDVLDHTERAARHLHLHQVTAPPPEVARVASLLLDQARELDAAFKLLRDPTGRAELSKRLAEVRRLGDDAEDVATAAMAHLLARDDLRFAIKMRDVFRSLDRATDTAAVAAGVLRDLLVKHT; the protein is encoded by the coding sequence ATGAGCTTCAAGGACTGGTTGGTCCCGCGCGAGGAGCGGTTCTTCGACCTCATCGAGGCCCAGAGCGCCAACGTCCTCGCCGGCGCGACCCGCCTCGCGGCGATGGTCGCCGACGGGGCGGACCTCGCGGCGGGCGCGGCCGAGCTCCGTCGGCTCGAGCGGGAGGGCGACAGGCATGTGGACGGCGTCCATGACGCGCTTAACCGGTCCTTCATCACGCCCATCGACCGCGAGGACATCGCGGCGCTTTCGGGCGCGCTCGACGACGTGCTCGACCACACCGAGCGCGCCGCGCGCCACCTCCACCTCCATCAGGTCACGGCCCCGCCGCCCGAAGTCGCGCGCGTCGCGAGCCTCCTCCTCGACCAGGCGCGCGAGCTCGACGCGGCGTTCAAGCTCCTGCGCGATCCGACGGGCCGGGCGGAGCTGAGCAAGCGCCTCGCCGAAGTCCGGCGGCTCGGCGACGACGCCGAGGACGTCGCGACGGCCGCGATGGCGCATCTTCTCGCGCGCGACGATCTCCGATTCGCGATCAAGATGCGCGACGTGTTCCGCAGCCTCGATCGCGCCACCGACACGGCGGCCGTCGCGGCGGGCGTCCTGCGCGACCTCCTCGTGAAGCACACCTGA